In Nicotiana tabacum cultivar K326 chromosome 17, ASM71507v2, whole genome shotgun sequence, one DNA window encodes the following:
- the LOC107766768 gene encoding zinc finger CCCH domain-containing protein 44: MDGGNSSSELYRPCVQQAHSLSFDGSTVTSMGLQGSEQYSSVQYMGDFHLVGVPAAVTVGSPTTVAVDGRTSVANVIGDGVEKRKRGRPPRNHTTVAKPPPPKKPREEDEDVCFICFDGGSLVLCDRKGCPKAYHPACIKRDEAFFRSKAKWNCGWHICSVCQKASHYLCYTCTYSLCKACTKNADYLCVRGNKGFCSTCMRTIMLIENKDQANKEMVQVDFDDKSSWEYLFKVYWVILKEKLSLTLDELLQAKNPWKESDAVHGKRQLMPCGHYVANDGKSIAGKSFDYIEQKKPIEPLELSKKDPPTAEIRAVSDSGNTSILSSTPLLELTKPVQELKVQNEDCLRSKRESTVAETSLNGCMEWASKELLDFVAHMKDGDTCAISQFDVQALLLDYIKRNNLRDPRRKSQIICDLRLKSLFGKPRVGHIEMLKLLEFHFLIKEESKKSAFIPAGIVGTMTSHVEPDDSNDIPSSKKRKTRKNGEVKMTQINLDEYAAIDAHNINFIYLRRDLMETLAEDVEKFHDRVIGSVVRIRIPGNDQKQEIYRLVHVVGTSKSSEPYKIRDKTVDVLLEVLNLDKKEALSIDSISNQDFCEDECRRLRQSIKCGLVKRLTVGEIQKKAMELRAVKLNDSLEAEILRLNHLRDRASEKGHKKELRECIEKLELLKTPEERQRRLLEIPEVHADPMMDPDYESEGDDGGSNYKRKVEYLAPRCTRISRRDEKLMSSGSLAKEEGSVMARCRMSEKREACGSNILDKLGNRLTAEQAVDRSGSETSIASLSPVNSSSANSIETDKLWHYRDPAGRIQGPFSVMQLRKWNTSGLFPPEMRIWTNHEHDDSILLTNALKGLFHKEPQVHGKTSSQSWEPVASDSRASVRWSETATGSGGECGKREAPGHPHKANYHSNGNTEFTRMNGLSPSFPQCLDSLKGNSSCSDKPQLPSPVPSSSQREVILALPRQERGNANDNCRPATDHGTQNSRGSAMCQINDGCGHNTQSNSRNLGSSLGQNPGSFTSNRYTINLDSGSRFASATKSSDSFEQKGNMSLPNLPSPTPETSYGELEAQAAEKLLLLSSVIPVCGSDNHDLPSPTPISDRETQGGHAAENKESVPSSLPVQESGHKWSSASSPVVGGVQLREIADGCGRSSPAAKPSTEEWDSGIVSASVSASSLKPAEAVGNHVASPTSNADQLTAKPSTEEWDSGIVSSSSLKPAEAVGNHVASPTSNADQLTAKPSTEEWDSGLVSVSSAKPAEAVGDHVATPTSNAGQLNHTSPSHTVSNFFGEPIEFSTLAEESVSDLLAEVDAMESQNQNNMGSPTSAMRCGEEMIPGCRNDCFSPIEELGRTHDPVRSDALSSTGDLQLPCQSTVTDETVGASRADAFDPLRRSGGNSSTSSEGETKSADVLFSQGDAGSNMPCTISQTTAFSAMGRNTGLEGMTSGRGAAPGNPIWGGPVQGYANVGFNSSMGAAWGNSHMNRGAPFTGNAVWDSQRRYAGERSGGPREWALQGGESGFGRGRSSWNRQQPYGGGGYSRPPPKGQRICKFYESGRCKKGSSCDYLHP, translated from the exons ATGGATGGTGGTAATTCCAGCTCGGAGTTGTACCGACCATGTGTACAACAAGCACATAGTCTAAGTTTCGATGGAAGTACCGTAACATCCATGGGGTTACAAGGTTCGGAACAGTATAGTTCCGTGCAGTATATGGGCGATTTTCACCTGGTCGGAGTTCCGGCGGCGGTCACCGTAGGTTCTCCGACTACGGTAGCTGTAGATGGCAGGACTTCAGTTGCAAACGTGATCGGCGACGGCGTCGAGAAGCGGAAGCGAGGGCGGCCACCTCGTAACCACACGACGGTGGCAAAACCTCCGCCGCCAAAGAAACCGCGAGAAGAGGACGAAGATGTTTGCTTCATATGTTTCGATGGTGGTTCTCTTGTACTTTGCGATCGCAA GGGGTGTCCGAAGGCATATCATCCAGCTTGTATTAAGCGGGATGAGGCATTTTTTCGCTCCAAGGCAAAATGGAACTGCG GTTGGCATATTTGTAGTGTGTGCCAAAAAGCTTCCCACTACCTGTGCTATACTTGTACATATTCATTGTGCAAGGCATGTACAAAAAATGCTGATTACTTGTGTGTTCGGGGAAACAAGGGTTTTTGCTCGACGTGCATGAGAACTATCATGCTTATTGAGAACAAAGACCAAGCAAATAAGGAAATG GTTCAGGTAGATTTTGATGACAAAAGCAGCTGGGAATATCTCTTTAAGGTGTATTGGGTAATCCTAAAGGAAAAACTATCATTAACACTGGATGAACTTCTTCAAGCTAAAAATCCATGGAAAGAATCAGATGCAGTTCATGGTAAGCGGCAGCTAATGCCTTGTGGTCATTATGTTGCAAATGATGGCAAAAGTATTGCAGGCAAGTCATTTGACTATATAGAGCAGAAGAAACCCATAGAACCGTTAGAACTATCTAAAAAGGATCCTCCAACCGCTGAAATCCGAGCAGTTTCAGACTCTGGTAACACGAGCATTCTCAGTTCTACTCCTCTGTTAGAGCTAACCAAGCCTGTTCAAGAGCTAAAGGTTCAGAATGAAGATTGTTTGAGGTCAAAACGGGAAAGCACTGTTGCGGAGACATCACTGAACGGATGCATGGAGTGGGCGTCAAAGgagcttttggattttgttgcaCATATGAAGGATGGTGATACCTGTGCTATATCTCAGTTTGATGTCCAGGCACTTTTGCTCGACTATATTAAGAGAAATAATCTTCGAGATCCTCGAAGGAAGAGCCAAATAATTTGTGATTTGAGGCTCAAAAGCCTTTTCGGAAAGCCACGCGTTGGCCACATAGAAATGCTGAAGCTTCTCGAGTTTCACTTTTTGATAAAGGAGGAGTCAAAGAAGAGTGCTTTTATACCAGCTGGAATTGTTGGAACAATGACTAGCCACGTGGAACCTGATGATAGTAATGATATTCCTTCATCTAAAAAACGTAAAACTCGTAAAAATGGTGAAGTAAAAATGACCCAGATTAATCTGGATGAATATGCTGCAATTGATGCTCACAATATAAACTTCATATATTTGAGGCGTGATTTGATGGAAACTCTTGCTGAAGATGTGGAAAAGTTCCATGACAGAGTTATTGGGTCAGTTGTCCGCATAAGAATACCTGGCAACGATCAGAAGCAGGAAATCTACAGGCTTGTCCATGTTGTAG GTACAAGTAAGTCATCTGAACCATATAAGATTAGAGACAAGACAGTTGATGTATTACTTGAAGTATTGAACTTAGACAAGAAAGAAGCCTTATCCATTGATTCTATTTCAAATCAAGATTTCTGTGAG GATGAATGCAGAAGACTGCGTCAGAGTATAAAATGTGGGCTTGTGAAACGGCTTACTGTA GGTGAGATACAGAAGAAAGCTATGGAACTCCGGGCAGTAAAACTCAATGAT tCCCTGGAAGCAGAGATATTGCGCCTCAATCATCTTCGTGATAGAGCAAGTGAGAAGGGGCACAAGAAAGA GCTCAGAGAATGTATAGAGAAGTTAGAGCTTCTGAAGACACCTGAGGAGCGCCAGCGGAGGCTACTGGAAATTCCAGAAGTGCATGCTGATCCAATGATGGACCCAGATTATGAATCCGAAGGAGATGATGGAGGATCCAATTACAAGAGAAAAG TTGAATATCTGGCACCAAGATGCACTAGAATTAGTAGAAGGGATGAAAAACTTATGTCTTCAGGAAGTCTAG CTAAAGAAGAGGGATCTGTCATGGCTCGATGTAGAATGAGTGAGAAAAGAGAAGCTTGTGGATCTAATATCTTGGACAAGCTAGGAAATCGACTTACTGCTGAACAGGCTGTCGATAGGTCTGGATCTGAAACTTCAATTGCTAGTCTCTCTCCGGTGAACTCATCATCCGCTAACAGTATTGAAACTGACAAACTGTGGCATTACCGAGACCCTGCTGGTAGAATACAAGGACCATTTTCCGTTATGCAGTTGAGGAAATGGAATACATCAGGGCTTTTTCCTCCTGAAATGAGGATATGGACAAATCATGAGCATGATGACTCGATACTTTTAACGAATGCGTTAAAGGGGCTTTTCCATAAAGAACCTCAAGTGCATGGTAAGACATCAAGCCAGTCATGGGAACCAGTTGCCTCGGATAGTAGAGCTAGTGTTAGGTGGTCTGAGACTGCTACTGGCTCAGGGGGAGAATGTGGAAAAAGAGAGGCACCTGGGCACCCCCACAAAGCAAATTATCATTCAAACGGTAACACAGAGTTTACGAGGATGAATGGGTTATCCCCTTCTTTTCCACAATGCTTGGATTCATTGAAGGGAAATAGTTCTTGTTCTGACAAACCCCAATTGCCGAGCCCTGTCCCTTCATCTAGTCAGCGGGAGGTGATTTTAGCTCTTCCACGTCAGGAAAGAGGAAATGCAAATGATAATTGTCGTCCTGCTACAGATCATGGAACTCAGAATTCACGTGGAAGCGCAATGTGCCAGATAAATGATGGCTGTGGTCATAATACACAGTCTAACAGCCGGAATTTAGGCTCGTCTTTGGGGCAGAACCCGGGATCCTTTACCAGTAATAGATATACAATTAACCTGGATTCTGGATCTAGATTTGCTTCAGCTACCAAATCAAGTGATTCATTTGAACAGAAAGGAAACATGAGTCTTCCAAACTTACCTAGTCCTACTCCAGAGACAAGCTATGGTGAACTTGAAGCTCAGGCCGCTGAGAAACTGCTTTTGTTGAGTTCTGTTATTCCTGTTTGTGGTTCAGATAATCATGATTTGCCAAGTCCGACCCCTATTTCAGACCGTGAAACTCAAGGTGGGCATGCAGCTGAAAATAAAGAATCTGTTCCGTCAAGTCTTCCTGTTCAGGAATCAGGCCATAAGTGGAGCAGTGCCTCTAGTCCAGTGGTTGGTGGAGTCCAACTTCGCGAAATAGCTGATGGATGTGGTAGAAGTTCACCAGCTGCAAAACCATCTACTGAAGAATGGGATTCTGGTATCGTGTCTGCTAGCGTCTCTGCTTCCTCACTGAAACCGGCTGAAGCAGTAGGTAATCATGTTGCCTCACCTACTTCAAATGCGGACCAACTTACTGCAAAACCATCTACTGAAGAATGGGATTCTGGTATCGTTTCTTCTTCGTCACTGAAACCGGCTGAAGCAGTAGGTAATCATGTTGCCTCACCTACTTCAAATGCGGACCAACTTACTGCAAAACCATCTACTGAAGAATGGGATTCTGGTCTTGTCTCCGTTTCCTCAGCAAAACCAGCTGAAGCAGTGGGTGATCATGTTGCAACGCCTACTTCAAATGCCGGCCAACTTAATCATACTTCCCCATCTCATACAGTGTCAAACTTTTTTGGCGAGCCTATAGAGTTCAGCACTTTGGCTGAGGAATCAGTGTCAGACCTGTTGGCTGAAGTTGACGCCATGGAGTCTCAAAATCAAAATAATATGGGTTCCCCTACTTCTGCCATGAGGTGCGGTGAGGAGATGATACCTGGTTGCAGAAATGACTGTTTTAGCCCGATTGAGGAGCTGGGTCGTACACATGATCCTGTAAGAAGTGATGCCTTGAGCTCCACCGGAGATCTACAATTACCTTGTCAATCTACTGTGACGGATGAAACAGTTGGGGCATCTCGAGCTGATGCATTTGATCCATTAAGGAGGTCTGGTGGAAATTCATCTACGAGTAGTGAAGGAGAAACCAAGTCCGCTGATGTTTTGTTTTCCCAGGGAGACGCTGGGTCCAATATGCCTTGTACCATTAGTCAAACTACTGCATTTTCTGCTATGGGTCGGAATACAGGGTTGGAAGGTATGACCAGTGGCCGTGGGGCAGCACCTGGAAACCCGATATGGGGTGGACCAGTTCAGGGATATGCAAATGTTGGTTTTAACAGCAGCATGGGAGCTGCATGGGGAAATTCACATATGAATCGAGGCGCCCCTTTCACTGGGAATGCAGTGTGGGATAGCCAGCGGAGGTATGCAGGGGAAAGGTCTGGTGGTCCAAGAGAGTGGGCTCTTCAAGGAGGAGAGTCGGGATTTGGTAGGGGCAGGTCATCTTGGAACAGACAGCAGCCATATGGTGGTGGAGGATACTCTAGGCCTCCTCCCAAAGGACAGcgaatttgtaaattttatgAGAGTGGGCGTTGCAAGAAGGGGTCGTCTTGTGACTATCTACACCCGTGA